The Penaeus monodon isolate SGIC_2016 chromosome 1, NSTDA_Pmon_1, whole genome shotgun sequence DNA window catcattatcattattattatcattatcttattatcatcattaacattattattattatttctgttattataattattttataataataactattactattataataacgaattttatttttacagtaataataattactactactactataataataatagtaataataataataataataataataatatagttattattattgttgttgttttgttgttgttgttattttgttgttgttattattgttgttattattatcgttattattattattattatcattactattattattattattattattattattatcattattattgttactattactattattactatcatcatcattatcatcatcattattattaatattatccttatttttgatGATGTAGtaatacttttattgttagtatttttgctgttattataattttcattgttattatcattattatcatacctataacatcattatcattgttgttattatcagtgttatcattattattgttggtgttgtcattattattattgttatcattatcattatcttgatcgTCATTGttgcatttgttattatcattactattagtataagttttattgtgattattattattatttgattattaaacATTAACTTTGATCTTAAtcattttgttcttattatcattattattgtttttattttccttattatcatctaactttattataattattatcattatcatatatttatatacatatatatatatatatatatatatatatatataaacacacctacacacacacacacacacacacacacacacacacacacacacacaatatatatatatatatatatatatatatatatatacacacacacacatatatatatatatataatatatatatatatatatatatactatataatatatatatatatatatatatatatatatatatatatatatatatttacacacacccacacactcacatatatatatatgtgtgatgtgggtatgtgtgtgtgtgtgtgtatgtccgagGAACTTGAGTTGTATCGCTCGGATCAAAtatagaagctcgcgtccctgtccgattTTTCTGAGGATATCCTCAGGAAAATCGGACATGCAGTCGGCAAAGACATATTAGAAAACCTTAGCTAAAGTGGTAATATAGAAGGTAAGCGAGGCTCGAGGCAGACCGAGAGAAACGTTCCTTGACAATTTGCAACGagcacttcgatgcctctgggacagatTCCGACAACATGGCGCcaagttcgtcaaacaccgaatcggtgatggcacagaaagattTGCTaagatatggacacacacacacacacacacacacacacacacacacacacacacacacacatatatattagatagataaatatatatatatatatatatatatatatatatatatatatatatataatatgtatatctgagGATAGAATCCAGGTAGATTGTGAAACTGtggtatcattttcaataaatctagtttttgtactgtggggttttcttccatatgtatatttattattattatatatatgtatatatatatatatatatatatatatatatatatatatatatttgctcataatacgagaaagagagagagaataaaggcaCCTCGTCCCCCTCAGCCGGAATGCCTCGATCCTTCAACTCGCAGAGCCTGGCGCTCCTCCTTGCCCTCGCCGCGCTGGGCGAGGCAGCCGTGACCGAGCGCGGGCGGGGGTCAGGTCAGGCCGCCCGGAAGGAGGAGCCGATCGTCCTCCCGCCCGTAACAGACGAAGGGGTCGAGGCCGCCCTCCTCATCGTCCCTGGCGCCTTCATCAACGGCGAGTTCTACCAGCCTCTCGGTGGGTGAGGTGGTGCCTTGTCCCGAGGTTactctgtttattcattcatttttaggTTGAGACGATTGGCACGCTACTAAGTCTAAAATTCAGGGAGATTTAGATAATATtagttttctccctctttcatggTAGAGTTGTTCATGGTAATACTTGAAATACTATTTCTAATGATGAGAACAACAATTATTTCATTTGCCAAAACAATGTCAACATGAAGCGAACTATTATTGGGTGTAAGGATCCGTTTTAACTTTAGGAGAGAAGCATTTTcatgattttagaaaaaaaagcttCGTTTTCTGCACAGTCAGTTGGCACTAGGTTATCAAAGCAACGCTATTGAGTAAGCAAAAGTTTCTTCCAGGCGAGGCCATACAAGCGGCCTCTTCCCTTAAACTGTGGGTCGGCCTCGTCCGCCCCTTCCTCTTCGACCTTCCGAATCCCAGTGACCTGATTCCAGACCTCGATACAACGTTGCAGACTATGCGCGACCTTGGAATGACCACCGACCAGATTTTCCTTGGGGGTCATTCTCTCGGAGGTAAATGTGTGGTCATGTACTTTCCTATCTACTGATTACATGTCTGATTGTTAACGTTTCGATAACAATCTCTGGAATTGGCAGCGTTTACCAAAGAATCCCTTGTGTTAAAACAGCCTATTGTAACCAGTGTCATATGGGTAGGGTCTACTAATTCATTCATTATTCCCCttcctggtctctctctctctctctctctctctctctctcttctgtctgactgtctgcctctgcctctgcctcttatctaactgtctgtgtctgcctgcctccctccctttctctctctctgtgtcactcactctctccttatCACTCTTGCCAAGGCGTTGTTCTACAAGACGCTCAGTGGACGGAGGAGAACGGCGTGAAGGGATGGGTGCTTATGGCGTCCTATTTGCCCGCCGGTGCCCTGGCCAACACTTCCCTTCCCGTTATGCACATCAGCGGGGATCTAGATGGACAGGACAGGGTTACACATGTGATGATGACCTTCGCGTGAGTTGTTATTGGCTGTAAATAATTGTAAGAGTTGTATGAACACAAACGCAGTAACATGTGCACGAAGATAAACAGACCACaatatgaaattaaattaaatcgtgACATTTCGATATCACTAATAGTTTCTCATAAGACGGATAATCAACCATTTCGGTTATCTATCTGTTTGATGAGGAactcttattgtggctgttttcctattCCTATTCGTATGTTTTGCTTGCTGGTAAAATGTAAAGGTTAAAGAGGCTGGGTAACATTATATAACATCTGTCCGTTGACAAAATGGTTATTTCTAgaattatgatattcataataagaatgatttgATTACTTAAAACGTCCAGTGGAATTTTTCCTATTCTTGACTCATTACTGTAACTTAAACACCATGCTGTCTAAATCTAATCCTCCTTAcggatatttttgtgtatatgcatatggtaTATTTGAAGAGGAGAAATGTGAGGCctactattttattttcaatcgcaaacttttcatttcctctcccggTTGCAATTCAATTTACAAAGATGCTTCTCAAGGATGACCTTGACCAAAAGCTTGttcactttccttcctccctgcaGTGAGTTGGAAGACACACTGGAGGAGAACCCAGCCAACGTGTACACTAAGCCCGTGGTTATTTTGGAAGACGTCAACCACATGCACTTCGGGTCTGGGGAACCTCCTGCCGCAGTGGTCGCCAAAGACATTCTCTCTCCAATGTCGCAGGTCCTGAGGAGTCATAAACTGCGGTTACTGCTTATTAGGATAAGATATCCCATTTGCTTCTGGTATAATTGATTTACCAAACGTTTGTACGGGCGCGAATGAGAGCGGTTGCCTTCTCTTCACTGCAGGATGATGCCCAAGCTTTAATCGCCAGTCACGTATCAGCTTTCTTGACTATAGTGACGGGGCAGCCGGAAGCCAGTGTGCCGGAAGCGCAGCAAATCCTCGACGTGGCCCATGTGTCCACCTCAATCAAAATAAAGGTCAGTTATTTCGTATGGAACAGGATAGTTTTCTTCTCTGTTGAACGGACTTCTTCCCATCTCAAGCCCTCTTGTAACTAGCAAGGCCGATGGCATTAAAACCTTTCCGTGTCCTGCAGCCTCTTCAGTACCTGACGGCGGTGACCGAGGGTGACGGGTTGAGGTCGGAATGGAGCGAAAGGGGTCAGTGGTTCATGTCGACCGTGGCGGATGAGGATCGTGGATCCCTGATGGTTAGTACATCCAAAATTCCCACAGTAAACACCCTCTCCTATTGATAAAACCGAATCCCAAAGCATATCTATCTGCAGATCACACTAACATTCATACCTAcctctgtattatatatacctGACCAAAAACGCTATCCCCTTTATCAAAACAGATCCAGCATTCACCTCCTATATAGTCGCCATCATCACAGCACCCTACCTTTCCTACGTGCCAATtccacacttaaacacacatatTCCCCTCAGATAACGGACACGATCTACCCAACGAACTCCGAGCTGGCTTCTTCCAAACCCGGCATCGTTCTGGATGGCTCTATCGCCAACGTCACCACCTGCACTCACGTCTACCCCCCTACGATCGCCGAGAGTATGGATGGCCTACTGACGGCGTCGGTGAGTGCAAGGCGGGTTTGACCGTTGCATTTGttaataagtttttttaatttgttcattgatattactgttattgatatcattgttattattgatagtattattattatcatttttatcattatcatcatcatcataattactatcattattatcgttaccattatcattgttcttcctcttcttctttttcttcttcttcttcttttttattgttattattactattatcattattattattattattattattttattattattattattattattattattattattattattattatcatcatcatcattattattattcagtgtcTACCTTCCGTACCTCTTCCCTTTAGGAAATGGCCGTCAAGTTCAAGAGCCGCGAGGCAGTGATGGAGGTTCTGTCGCCTCTCGGGGTTCATTTCAAGGAGGAGATTTCGTGCAAGGAAGTCAACGAGGTTCGTCCaagttcatttctctctctcattctaagaATGCCCGAAAGTCATGAAAAATAACTCACTTTTCACGAGagtgtaaacataaaaaaaaaaaaaaatccacagccaTAATAGAATTAAATAAGCCTCTTGTCAACCTTTGAAGAGTAAACAAAGAAGACCCTAAGATACCCACCTCGCTCCTCACGCCATGACGCAcgtaaaacacaaaccacaccaatctacaaccctgaaaaaaaaacctaacacaaaccccccacacacccccacctcccAACCCAACCCTGAAAACTCCCCAACCCAACCCTAAAAtgaacccccccctctctctctcccctaacccTTGCCAGGCGGCGTTCCTTCTAGCCCTCGACTCCGCGTCAGATATCGCCCGCGAGAGGTTTTCGTCCCGAGGGAGACCCATCGTATTCCACGCAGACGACGTCAAACTCACGGGCTCAGGCTGGCTCGGGTCTCACCTCGGATACAACGACACGGACGCTGGTTGGTGGCGGTTGTCATTcgcgttgttgttattattaccgttttttatttatttatttatttttttttagttattattaccgttattcttagtattgttgttgttgttattattgttactgttactggtgtaattattttaattgttaattttttattgttattattattattgttgttgatgatgatgatgttgctgttatcattgctattgttattgctattgttattgctattattattatcattgttattattattattattattattattattattattattattatcattattattattattattattattattattattattattatattatgatattattatcatcatcatcatcatcatcatcatcgtcatcattatgatttttgttgttcacgtttttgttattattggcggctttattgttatttttgttgttgttaatcatAGTAAAATTAGTGATggcaatggtagtaataataacgaaaatgatagtgataataattatgataataattataatgaaaatgataatagtaataatgataagaaggttactactacttctaatgatgataatgatgatattgttaatggtaataatgataacagtaaaatgataatgataatggtaagaatagtgatgatgatgacgatggtgatgactaCTATACtactgacaatagtaataacaataatgataatgaagataataatgataataatgataataatgataataatgataataataataatgataataataataataataatgataataataataataatgataataatgattatgatgatatgatgatgatgatgatgatgatgatgatgatgatgatgatgatgatgatgatgatataataataatagtaataatgataataataataataataataataataataataataataatgataataatgataataataataataataataataataataataataataataataataataatgataataatgataataataatgataataataattacaataatgataataataataataataataacaataataaccgtcCGAACACCGCCCCCCCCTTCCAGGTCTCGAGATAacttcgccctctctccctactGCCGTGGACGTGGGATTCGGTTTGGGCGGGATGCACTATTGCAAGTTGCTCGCTCCCTCCCGCGCCCTCGAGTACATTATGGTCGATAGCCTTAGGGGAACACAACCATAGGCCTATGGGAGAGTTCAAGTATAGGCCTGTACTCAGCCATAGGTCTGTGTGGAAATTCTAACCATAGGCCTATGGAAGGATTCAATTGTAGGCTTAATCGAGAAATTAATCATAGGCCTGTGTGGGAGGTCAGTCATAGGCCTGTGTGAGAATTCAGTCATAGGCCTATGTGAGAATTCAGTCATAGGCCTGTGTGAGAATTCAATCATAGGCCTTTGTGAGAATTCAATCATAGGCCTATGTGAGAATTCAGTCATAGGCCTGTGTGAAAATTACCATAAGATTACGCGAGAATCCAACCATAGGCCTATGTGAATGTTGATAGTATTTCCGAGGTGTTGCAGGGGACGGTGTGTGCTGATATTGCTAActgtcattaatttatttatattttcatatttgttttattgtccTCAACTTCATCTGGAACAAAACTTGCGAATTATCCAGTAGACGGATTTATCGTCAATTATAAGATgatgaaataagaacaaaatcagataagaatttaaagaaaaaataatatatatatatatatatatatatatatatatatatatatatatatatgtttgtgtgtgtgtgtgtgtgtgtctatatatatatatatatatatatatatatatatatatatatatatatataaagaaacttgCCAAATCATAGCACTATCTCGTTGGACGAGGAAACCCTTCTAAACAAAACTCAAGTGAAAGAAATAGATATCCGCTTCCATTATCTTGTCACGGAATTGTGGTAACAGTTACTCAGTTTATTGCTAGTGCAGTTTGAAATTTAatcctcgaaaaaaaagaaagaaaagtcaaaaaaagaaaagaaaagaaaaagaaagaaaaaagaaagaaaaaaataataaataaataaataaataaataaataaataaaataaataatatataataatattatatatatatatatatatatatatatatatatatatatatatatatatatatatgtcgaggaTAATATTCaagtgaataaattatatatatatttaataatataatataaatatatatcatatatattttttatattattatattatattgtctttgtgtatgtatgtataacgtatgtatgtatatatgtatgtatgtatgtatatatatgtgtgtgtgtatgtgtgtaattcatgtcgaacaaattgcaaacagAACAGCGAAGGAAAGAAcatgaaaacacacgaatatgccggaGGCCTTTTCGCTGCATTGCTTCTTCAGCGTTCGGCGtaatcgtgtgttttcttgttccttctttcgATATtctgtttatagtgtgtgtgtgtatagatagatagatagatagatagataaatagaaagagagataggcagaaagagagagagagagaaaaaaagagagagacaggcagagagagagagagagagagagagagagagagagagagagagagagagagagagagagagagagagagagagagagagagacttgccaacacacatacacataagcatacaaACGTGTGAAACGAGAGTAAGAATGTGAgtgtgcgagagagggagagaatgagcgagaaaaACGTATATGCACTCTTATCTCTTTGTACCTCAGGAAGTTACAAAGTTTCTTGCATAATCTGCCAGCTAAAATTAACACGAGACGATCATATGCAAGTGGCAGATTGTGCTGAACCTTCGCCagttaacaaaaataacactCGTTATGCAAGAGGGTGTGTTCTAGTTGGTTAATAATACTCAAAAGCAATGTGCCtttattgcataatatatttCTCTAATGAGCGATTTTAAATCGCAATAGCAGGTAGTCTGAATTGAACCTTTTAACACCTGCAGCAGTCAAAACAGCCTCgcaatgtatataagtatatatatatatatatatatatatatatatatatatatatatatatatatgtatgtatgtatgtatatatgcacatacatatacttatatttatatatatacatataaatatacaaatatctatatctatatctatctatctatctatctatatcatatatacattatagatatagatatattatatacatattactgcatacatatatatatatatatatatatatatatatatatatatatatatatatatatatatatatatacacactctgtgtgtgtatgtatatttataatataaatgtcgCATAATTTCGCATTTGTTTCTCtggttttccccgcccccccctacgAGACGGTTCGAGATGTTGCCAGACGAACGGCAGCCGGGGTGACGCCATGGCAACAAGTGGCGGCGACGAAGGTGCCAGACACGCCCGCATACACCGACGGAACCGAGATTGGCCGGAGACTCGAATTTACTCTCTGAGAACGACTGCCGCCGCTGCTGACTCGAATCGTACCCACTGTGCTTTTTAAGAGGGTGGGAAATTCCTTAGGTCTATGCTATCTCTTGGAGTACCTTTGTAAATACattgttatgtatacatacacatacatatagagagaaacacacacgtgcgcacatatatgtatatttatttatgaaaaaaatatgagtgtgtatatatatatatagacagagatagagggatagataaacatacagataaatagatagatagacatacagagaaacagataaatagatgatataaagTACACACGCACTGACCAAActgtgttatttattgttttgaatCCACTGTAGCGGCAGGCGCAGTGACCGAAGGCCTCGTCTTCATGAATGCGGTTTAGACGAACGCGAACCTCGCTTTTCACGCCAATCTGCTGCTACCTTTGAGTCAATTCAGCTCTTAGCCGGGGGTTTTTCTCAACTGTCTTTGGGGAATATTGCCTAAGTATTTTATGCAACCAATTCGGTTTTTGTTTCATAAATTAATTGTAGAAATAAGCGTATTCTTTCGAAATGCGAATAAATCCTGTTATACATGAATCCActgacaaaagttttttttttttttatagtaactcACGTACTCTGAAGCTGACTGGTTTAAAGTATCATTTAATCTACGCGAGGGCAGTTTATCTTAcaaacatctatctatttttttggtGAAATTAGATTTAATGATACATTCCTCTCTATGCGCCATCACCGATAAAGCAAATGACAGAATGCATTTGtctaataatgaatgaatggtgtacaaacaaacaaaacaacagtaagaCAGCAAAAGCAAAACAACAGTAAAGcaacaagagcaaaaaaaaacagaaaagcaacaaaaacaaaacaataaagcaagagaaacaaaacaacagtaaagcaacaaaaaacaaaacaataaagcaaataaaacaaaacagtacagcaacaaaaacaaaagaacagaaaagcaacaacaacaacaaaaaaaaaaaaacatgcagttcTACA harbors:
- the LOC119573465 gene encoding uncharacterized protein LOC119573465; this translates as MPRSFNSQSLALLLALAALGEAAVTERGRGSGQAARKEEPIVLPPVTDEGVEAALLIVPGAFINGEFYQPLGEAIQAASSLKLWVGLVRPFLFDLPNPSDLIPDLDTTLQTMRDLGMTTDQIFLGGHSLGGVVLQDAQWTEENGVKGWVLMASYLPAGALANTSLPVMHISGDLDGQDRVTHVMMTFAELEDTLEENPANVYTKPVVILEDVNHMHFGSGEPPAAVVAKDILSPMSQDDAQALIASHVSAFLTIVTGQPEASVPEAQQILDVAHVSTSIKIKPLQYLTAVTEGDGLRSEWSERGQWFMSTVADEDRGSLMITDTIYPTNSELASSKPGIVLDGSIANVTTCTHVYPPTIAESMDGLLTASEMAVKFKSREAVMEVLSPLGVHFKEEISCKEVNEAAFLLALDSASDIARERFSSRGRPIVFHADDVKLTGSGWLGSHLGYNDTDAGLEITSPSLPTAVDVGFGLGGMHYCKLLAPSRALEYIMVDSLRGTQP